In Fibrobacter sp. UWH6, the genomic stretch GTCCCTTCACCTTGAAGTTTTCCAGTTTTTCTTCCAGCATCTTACCAATGGCATTCAACTCTTCTTCGGTATAATCCGCAGTCTGAGCCTCGTGATCATTAAGAATATCGCCAATGGAAGGAACCTTATATTCGTCATAAACTTCTGTGGGATCCGGCTGCGGAATAGGGGCAGCCTTACAACCGTTCAATGTTCCACCCAAAGAGTCTTCAGACGCAACAAAGCCCTCGCCATCGTCTTCGGCGCCATCGTCAGCACCATAAACTACAGGGGCACAGGTTTCATCACGTCCACCATCACCACCAAGCAGCGATTCCGGATCAAAAGACGGAGTCAAAGTTTTTTCAGCAGCATCATCCGCTTCGGCAGCAACGCCCGCCACTCTTGTCGGTTCGGGATCAGCAACAGGAACATCCACAATAGCTTCTGTAGCCATGGAAGGCTTTCCGTCTTCACGACGGACATCACCCTTTACCTGCATGCGGCCGCGATGTTCCTTTTCCCAGGCAATCACTTCGCGGGCCCTGCGCAGAGCGGCAATACGGTCCTTCACCTCTACGATTTCAAGGGCGTTCATATTGCGTCCATTGACACGCAGATATTCCTCAAGTCGGCGAATTTCAGGATCTTCGTCCATATTGTATTCACCAGCCACATTCATGGTCGGTTCTGGCAGAGGTTCCGGAGCAATTTCCACCGGATTACGAACAACAGGATTTTCCTGGGTGGGCGTTGCGGGCACGGGAGCCACGCCGTCCATCGTTCCCAGCCAGTTGTTGCGGCCGCTAAAGGGAACAACCTTCCCCTTCCTGCGAATCTTAAATTCATCGGGTTGCAGCATAACCGTGTTGTCGTCCATATAGGCGCCCTTGGGCAAAACCCCGGCATCTACGGCGCGGTCCAAATCAGCGCCCCTCGACCTTTTCATGGAAATGTTGCTCTGGGTACCTGACGCATCCACCACCTCACCTTCCAGCGGTTCCTTTTTCCTGAAAGTATTCTGGATCCATTTCGTACCCTGCACAATGAAATAAAAATGCCTCGGGCGAAGTCCAAAAGAAAGCACAAGGATCAGCAAGAACGTTACAGCCAGAATAATCAAGGGCGCAATGCAGGACTCAGCACCAAAAACCGGAATGGCGATATTCTGGGTAAAAAATTGTCCAAGTATGCCACCGCTCAAGGCGAGCACGTCTTCGGAAACCTGGGCAAGGCCATAGTTTTTAAGAGCAAGCAGGAACGACAGATCCAGGGAAATCAATGTCAGGCCAAGTCCATAGCGAATCAAACGGCCCCGAATTCCCGAAAAGGCAAGACCAAGCCCCCACAGAATCAGGGACACCGTAAAGAAAAGCACAGAGACCTTGCCAAACAGCAAAGTCACCCCATCCGGAATCATCTTGCCTAGATAAGGGCCCAACCAGTTACCGTGTGTTCCGCTATAGACAGAACTTACGCAACCCAAAAGAAGCAGAACGCCTATGGCAAAAAGAAACCAACCGCCAAGAACTAGGCCAAAGCCCTGACCATCATCGACCGGATTAGTCGAACTAGACTTTCCCTTTTTATTCCCCTTGGAACCCCTCTTAGAGCCAGAAGTTTTTCTTTGTGTAGCCAAAAATGCCTCCGCAAATTTTACCGCTAAAATATACTCACTTTTCATGACACAAAAGTGTCAATCCTTTCCATCTTATTATCTTTATTTCTATGGAAGAGAAAAATTCAAGGAACGAACAAAAACAAATCAAGATTTCCAAGAGAATCAAGAAGGTCGCCTCGGGCCTTTTGATATCGGCCTTCTTTGTTTTTATCATTCTTATTTTCGGAAGCACCCAGAACGACATTACGGGCATGACCCGCAACGGTGCAGAATCCCTTGAAAATATTTTTTACGATTTATTCTTCAAGGGCGTTACAAATACCAAGGACGAAGAAGATGAACAGGTAGACGACAAGATTTCCCTGGAAAACAATTCCGACCCCAACATCATCATCGTAGATATCGACGAACCCTCCCTGGCAAAGCTTGGCCCTTATAACGAATGGGACCGTTCCATCCACGCCAACGTGGTCCGCCACCTGAACGAAGGCGGCGCTTCGGCCATCGGCTTTGATATCTTGCTAAAAAGTGCAGACTTTGGATCCAAGAAGGCAGGACAGGTAAACACCCTCCTATCAAACATTAGCCCCAAAAGCAACTGGGATTCCCTAAAGCCTAGCATCAGGGCTTTCTTCAACTACGATTCCATGCTGGTCGCAGCCATCAAGGCTGGCGGCAACTCCATCGTATGCGACATGTTCGATGACGCCAAATCCTACAAGCACGAATCCCAGTGGCGCCCCCTCAGTTCCAAGGAACGTGCCGACGAAGTTGGATATAGTTCGGTATTCCGCAACGACCAGATTGACAAAATTGACCAGGTAGAACCCAAGGAACTGCTAGACAATATTTTCCCGGAACTGGCCCAGGCAGGAACCAAGCTAGGATCCGTGAACGCCTATCCGGACCTTGATGGCGTTGTTCGCCGAGTCTCCATGCTGTACCGCTTCCCCAGTCCGGAACTCTATCCCGACGACACCAGCATGGTTTACTCCACCATGTCGCTGATGACCATCCTCCATCTATTCGGTCAAAAACCCGAAAACGTCCAGATCAAGATGGGGCAATACATCGACCTAGGCAAGCCCTTTGGCATCTACCGCGATTCTGCAGGTATATACCACACCACCTACCCCAACTTCAGCTACCCCATGTTCCTGGCGTTGCACAGCGCCCTAGCCGATGCAGATTTCCAGAAAAAGGCTGCCAAGGACTTTATCGACATTTCGTCCAAGATTGTGGCCCGCAAGGATAGCCAGGGCCAGCTGACCTTCGAAATTTTTGAGGGCCAGTACCTGAACGAAAGACTTTCCCAGGAACTGCTGAACATCTCAGAAGAAACCTTGGCCATGGTCAAGGAAGACGCCCCCGTAAACCTGAACTACGGCATGACCCTGAGTTTCGACGACGAAGACAATTCCGGAAATCGATTCATTTTAAACGACCCCGAAGAAGGCGACGACATTATCATCAACCGATACATCGTCAAGACAATCCAGTACTTCCAGGACTCCATTCAGCGGATTCCCGCAAACAGGTCCATTCACCTTTCCATGGATATGGACATCCGATATGACAGGTCTACCAAAAAGTGGAAATCCAATCAGCTAATCCTGTCCGACGAAGTCATCCGCGACATCAAGCTTACAGAAAATCTGGCCATCAAGAACCTCGCCCCCGGCGAAGAAATGCGTTTCGGCCCCGTCAAGCGAGTTCCAATCGACAAATTCGGCCGTTACCAGGTCAACTACAAAGGCCATTACAAAACAACAGTGGGCCAGAGGACCTTCCAGCACCTTTCCTATTATGACGTATCCAACGGCCGTGTCGACCCCTCACTTTACCAGGGAAAAATTTTCATCCTGGGTTCTGCCGCGGCGGCCCTATTCGACTTTGTGTCCGGCCCCCACGAAGAAAACTATCCCGCCGTGCTGATCCATGCCACCATCATCAAGAACATTCTGGATGGGGACTACGTCACTACCCTCAGCGAACACAAGCAGCAGATTATCGTCTTGCTTCTTGCCGTATTCAGCCTGTTAATCGGCCTTTGCTTCAAGAGCAACATTTCTGTGCCGATTTCCTTGCTGTCAATGATTATCTACACCTACGTCGCCTACAATTTCTTTGACCACGGGCTTTACATCGGTGTATCGAGACCTCTATCGACCATGCTGCTCATCAACATTACCACGCTGGTGGTGCAGTTCTATTTCGAAAACAAGGAAAAACGATTCATCAACGATGCGTTCAAGCAGTACATCTCTCCGGCACTGATCGACGCCATGGTGAACAACGAAATTATGCCCACCCTCGGTGGTGAAAAGTCTAACATTACCGCCTACTTTACCGACATCGCCAGCTTCTCCACCTTCTCCGAAAAGATTGGCGACCCGCGAAAACTAGTTGATTTGCTGAACGAATACCTGACCGCCATGACCGACACGCTCCTTCAGAACGAAGGCACTCTGGACAAGTATGAAGGTGACGCCATTATCGCATTCTTCGGAGCGCCCATGCCTCTAGAAAACCACGCCCAGAGCGCCTGCGATACAGCCGTGGACATGCAGCGCAAACTGAAGATGCTCCGTAAGAAATGGGCCAGCGAAGGAAACAAGTGGCCAAAGATCGTCCATGACATGCACATGAGAATCGGTATCAATTCCGGCGACATCGTTACCGGCAATATGGGTTCTACCATGCGTAAGAACTACACCATGATGGGTGACGCCGTGAACCTGGCCGCCCGTCTAGAAAGTGCAGCCAAGCAGTACGGAGCCTACATTCAAATCAGCGAAGATACCGAACAGCAGCTGGACAAGTCCAGATTCATCTACCGTTCGCTGGATACAATCCGCGTTGTGGGTAAGAGTCAGCCTGTAAAGACTTTCGAACTGCTGGAACACGTCGGTTGCGAAAACGAAAGCCAACTGCAGCAATTGGTAAAGCTCTGGGAAGAAGCCCGCCAATATTACCTAGCCATGAAATGGGACACCGCCCTGCAGATGTTCAATATGTGTCTAGAACTGGAGCCCCACCACCCAGACCGCGACCCGGGAAGCAAGACCACCCCCTCCCACGTGTACATCGAACGTTGCATTGCCTACAAGCAGCACCCCCCTGTCACCGAAGGCGAAGAATGGGACGGCGTATTTACAGCAACAGAGAAGTAAACGTCTAGGCTTAGTGCATTCCCATTATGCATAAAAAGACCCCGGTTAAAACCGAGGTCTTTTTTTTGAAAGTTTGAGTTACCGGCGCAGCCGGATTCCTGACTAATTCAATTCAATATTATCAATGAGGCGGGTCTTGCCGAAGAAGGCAGCAACCAGGATGACAACCTTATCTTCGGGAGCCAGCATTCCTGCAGAGAACTTCTGCAGAGTCTTCTGGTTCACCACTTCTACGAACTGCACGGTACCGCGAGCGGCCAAGATGGACTTCAGGACAAAGTCACGAAGCTTAGCAACGCTACGTTCACCAGCATCGAAAGCGTCCTTAGCCTGCTTCAAGCCACCGCTAATACCCAGTGCGCGAGCCTTTTCTTCTTCGCTCAGGTATTCGTTACGGCTAGAAAGAGCCAAGCCGGATTCTTCACGGACAATCTTCACGCGGTGAATCTGGATATCGAAGTTCAGATCCTTCACCATGCGTTCAATCAGGAACACCTGCTGATAATCCTTTTCGCCAAAGTAGGCGTGATGGGCACCGGAAATCAGGAACAGCTTGGAAACCACGGTGAGCACGCCACGGAAATGGCCCGGACGGTAGGCACCGCAATACATGCTTTCCAAAGTTTCGTCGCGGACCATGGTCAAAGGATCGCCATCCGGATACATTTCTGCAACGGAGGGTGCGAACACATAGTCGGCACCGATAGATTCGGCCAGCTTGGCGTCAGCTTCGAGACGCTTGGGATACTTGTCCAAGTCCTCGTTCTTGCCAAACTGGATGGGATTCAAAAATACACTGACAACCGTTACGTCGCAATCCTTGACCGAAGCCTTGATCAAGGCTCCGTGACCGTCGTGCAGAGCGCCCATGGTGGGCACAAGACCAATAGTCTTGCCCTGCTGAGCCAACGGCTTCAGGGTTTTACGTAGAACATCGATTGAAGTGATGACTTGCATTATTTACCTTCTGGAACAAAATAAGTCGTTTGCCTGGGGCATTCTGCGATAGCATTCAGCACCAGCTGTAGGTGGGATTCGTTATGTACAAAATCGATATTGTCGGTATTGATGATCAACACCGGAGCATAGGGATAATTCCAAAAGAACTGATCATACCGGTCCATCAGGGACTGGAGGTATGACCCCTCGATGGTCTTTTCCATGGGGCGACCACGACCCTTAATTCGGTTTAGCAAGGTAGGTACGCTGGCCTGCAGGTAGACCACCAGGTCAGGGCGGGGAATGTCCCTATTCAAGGCCATGGCCACCTGTTCGTACATGGTAAACTCGCTATCCGTCAAATTCTGCGCAGCAAAAATCGGATCCTTTTCGTAAGTGTAGTCACTGACCCGCAGTTCATGGAACATGTCGCTCTGCATGGCGCTATTCTGCAATTGCTTGTGACGTTCCAGCAAGAAGAACAATTGTGTCTGGAAGGCGTAAGCCGACTTGTTCTGGTAGAACTTTTCCAAAAACGGGTTTTCGGCAAAATTTTCCTCGATGAACATGGCATTCCACCTCTCCGAAATAATCTTCGCGAGAGTAGACTTTCCCACACCGATAACGCCTTCGATGGCCAGGAAATGCACACCTTTTTCTACTAGCATATTACGCTTCCTCCGAGGTGACTACGCGGAAAGGAATTTTCTCCTCTTTCAGGAGAAGTCTCGTCAGAAGGTCAGAAACCTTGGAATCCATCTGGGGATCCACCCACTCCGGGGCAATATCATTCAAGGGAACCAACACGAACTGGCGGTTAACAATCTGCGGGTGAGGCAATGTAGGAATTCCCCGGCTCACCTCGTTTCCAAAGTAGAGCAAGTCAAGGTCAATTTCCCTGGAATTCCAGTGCCCACGGTACTTACGTCCCAAAATGAACTCTGAACCTTTCAGATAATTCAGCAAACGTTCCGACGTTCCCGAATACCAGAACGAGACAACCTGATTCAGGTAGGGACCCTGCCCCTCCGGACCAACCGGCGGAGTTTCATAAATCGGGCTTTCTTTCCAGCCACCCTTAGACACCTTGCGGAGCATATCGCGCCCCTCACTCAGGTGAGCGGAACGATTGGGCAAATTGGACCCCAGGGCAACAAATACACGTTCTAGTGAATTCACGCTGGTAAATATAACTATTCAAATTGTCACTAAGTTGACACCCCCATTTTTTCGGCACCCCCAAAAAGTTTTTTTATAAAATCTGACCTTTTTTATGACAATCCCCATATAATTAATTATAATTAGCGACGTTCGGTCGACATTCGGCCGCATTCATATTTTTTTTCAAATTTTTCATATCGAAAATTATTCATCCGTCCATTTTGGGAATAATCCAAATACTGCAGATGAATAAAGTCGCATTTTAATACGTCAATTCTTATTTAATAGGACACAATCGTGGCTCCCATCAAAAAAACGACTAAAAGTACCCACTTGGCCGACCAAGAATCCACAGGCATGGAAGTTCCTGCCGAACTCCGCGAAGGCATTGAACTCCCCGTCCAGGCAGAACCGGCTCCCGAAGGAAAACCCGCAAAGCGGGCTCCTCGAGCAAAGGCTGCAAAGAATGACGATGAGAAAAAAGCAAACAGGAAAGTCGAACGGATAAAGGAAAAGAACAACGTTCAGGAAGTTTCCGCCGAAAAGCAGGCCGACACAGCACCCGTTGAAACAGCGAAGGCCGAAAAAGAACCGGCAGCCGTTCCCGCAGAAATTAGCGCAGTTCCCGCAGCAGAAACCGCTCCCGCAACGGATTCCGCACAGAATGCAGATGGTCAGCAGGCAGAAACTCAGGCCACCGCAGATCCTAGCGCAGCCCAGGACGGCACCTCCGAAAACGCATCTGCAGACGGTCAGCAGAGACCCCAGCAGAAAGAACGCTTCAACAAGTACGACAAGAAGAACAAGTTTAACAAGTTCGACAAGAACAACCGCAACAACAATAACAACAACCGCCCCCAGCAGCAGGAAGAACAGGAAGACACCGTGCCGATGCCGGATCCGGATTCCGAAGCCTGGTGCAAGGCTCGCGATTGCTGGGCCAAGTACCGCAAGATGACCATGAGCGACTTGCAGGAACTGGCAAGCCAGAAAGAAAATCTGGACTTCCGCCGTTACCGCAAGCAGTCCCTGGGCCTTCTGCTCCAGAGCCTGGAAAACGAAAACAACATCGTTTACGCCGAAGGCCTTTTGGAAGTCACCCCGCAGGGTCACGGTTTCCTCCGCAATACCGAATTCAACTACCAGCAGGGTCCCGATGACGTTTATGTGAGCCAGAACCTGATTCGCCGTTTCGGCCTGAAGGTTGGCGACACCGTTGCAGGTCTTGCACGCCCCCCCCGCGATGGCGACAAGTTCTATGCCCTCCGCCGCGTAGACAAGGTCAACTTTGACGATCCCGAAAAGATCAAGCGCCGCGTAGCATTTGAATACCTGACTCCCATCCATCCTAACGAAAAGATCAACCTGGAATGGGACCAGGACGAATTGACCACCCGCGTCATGGATTTGTTCAGCCCCATCGGTAAGGGTCAGCGTTCCATTATCCTGGCTCCTCCCCGTACCGGTAAGACAATCCTCCTGCAGAACATGACCCGCGCCATTGCAGCAAACCATCCTGAATGCATCATCATGGTGTTGCTCATTGACGAACGTCCCGAAGAAGTGACGGAAATGCGCGAAATCGTAGGCAAGCTGGTAGAAAAGAACCCCGCCCTGAAGGCAGAAGTCGTTGCATCCACTTTCGACGAACCTCCTGACCATCACGCCCGCGTGGCCACCATGGTCCTGGAAAAGGCCAAGCGCCTGGTGGAACAGCAGAAGGATGTGGTTGTGCTTCTGGACTCCATTACCCGCTTTGCACGCGCCAACAACGTAGTGATTCCCCACTCCGGCAAGATTCTTTCTGGCGGTGTGGACGCCATGGCCATGCAGTTCCCCAAGAAGTTCTTTGGTGCAGCCCGTAAGATTGCCGACAAGCTTGGCGATTTCCAGAAGGACACCAACGGTCAGATGATTTACACCTCCGCAGGTGAACCCGTTCGTGAAGTCATCCAGAAGAACGGCTCCCTTACCATTATCGGAACCGCCCTGATCGAAACCGGCAGCCGCATGGACGAAGTGATCTTTGAAGAATTCAAGGGCACAGGTAACATGGAACTGGTTCTGGACCGTCGCCTTGCCGAAAAGCGCACCTGGCCCGCAATCGATATCTTTAAGTCCGGCACCCGTAAGGAAGACCGTCTGCTTTCTCTGTACGAACAGAACATCCTCTGGAGCGTTCGTCAAAGCATGCAGAACGATACCGAAAACGGCATCATGGACAAGCTAATCAAGTGGATGAAGCAGTATAAGAGCAATGCCGATCTGCTGGAATTCCTCCGCAAGGCCAAGGACAGCGTCAGGTAAAAATCAACGAAGTTGATTTTTACCTAATTATGAATTACGATTTATGAATTACGAGAATAAGAAAGGCGGCTACGCCGCGATTATTCGTCTCATAATTTAAAATTCATAAATTATAACTGAAAATTTTCACTTTTTTAAAAACAACGAACTATGGTTAATAAAATTTTCTTCGCTGGCACCGGCAACATGGGCGGTGCAATTCTCCGCGGCCTCCTGCAGGCTGGTAACGACCCCAAGTCTATTTTCTTCTTCGATCCCAGCGACAAGGCTGCCGCAGAAGTTTCTGCACTGGGTTGCGTCCGCGTAGCAAGCTTCGCAGAAGGCGTCAACAACGCCGATGTCACCTTCCTTTGCGTAAAGCCCCAGATCTTTAAGTTGGTCAGCGCCGAATGGAAGGCTGCAGCCGACGCCATCGCAAACGAAAAGACCTTCATCAGCATTATGGCTGGCGTTACCCGCGCCGCCCTGACCGACGTTCTTGGCGCAAAGAACCAGGTTCTCCGCGTCATGCCCAACCTGCCCCTCACTGTGGGCAAGGGTTCCGTAGGTCTCGCTACCGACGGCGTTACCGAGGCCACCCTCGCTACCGCAGAAAAGATTTTCGGCAACATCGGCGTTACCTGCCGCGTGGCAGAAAGCCTGATGGACGCAGTGACCGGTCTTTCCGGCAGTGCTCCCGCATACGTCTTCGAATTCATTGAAGCATTGACCCGCGGTGGCGTAAAGGCCGGCCTTACCCGCGATGTCGCCTTGAAGCTGGCCCTCGGCACCATCGAAGGCAGCGTCGAACTGGTGAAGCAGTCCGGCAAGAGCCCCAGCGACTTGTGCGCCATGGTCTGCTCTCCCGCAGGCACCACCATCGCAGGCATCAACGCCCTGGAAGAAGGCGCATTCCGCAGCACCGTCATGAAGGCTGTGGTTGCAGGCACCGAACGCAGCAAGGAACTGGGCAAGTAAAGTTTAAAGGATAAAGGATAAAGGTAAGAGTTTAAAGCGAGTTTCTTTCTACTTTAAGCTCTACGCTTTACGCTAAATCATGCTCATCGATTTTTTCACCCAGGAGACTCCGACGTCCTCGTTCATCCAGGACGTTTTCTCCACGGTGAATTACGATGTCAACCTGCACATTACCGACACCTACGCGGGTGCGGATTTTCTTTTAAAGTCCGTCGACAAATTAAGCCCCCTCGTCATCTGGGATCTGGATTCCTTTAGCGACAACTTACAGGCACTGACCCAAATTCGCGAAAAGAATCCGGACACATTGATTCTTGTTTATGGGGAATCGCTGGACAGGTACAGCGAACTTTCCAATAAACTGTATGATATCATCCTATCTGTCGAAGCCATAAAGCTTCATCTGATGAGCAAGATTTCCAAACTAAAGGAAATCTACAACGCCCGCAAAGTCTTTAGCGAACGCATGAGCCATCTGGTAGGAAACAGCGATGCCATGCAAAAGCTGCGCAAATCCGTAGAACGCGCCATTATCCACACCGGCCCCGTACTGATCCAGGGAGAAACCGGCGTCGGTAAGGAACTGATTGCCCGAGCCGTCTCCTGCGTCTACGACAAGTTCGTAACGGTCAACTGCAGCGCCATTCCCGACAACCTTTTTGAAAGCGAACTGTTCGGCCACACCCGCGGAGCCTTTACCGGCGCCCAGAACGAACGCATCGGCCTTTTCGAAGCCGCCGATGGAGGCGCCATCTTCCTAGACGAAATTGGCGATATGCCGTTGCACACCCAGGTCAAACTGCTGCGAGTGCTGCAGAACAAGGAAATCCGCCCCATCGGAGCCAACAAGACAAAGCATATCGACGTGCGATTCATCGCGGCAACCAATCGCGACCTAAAGGAAGCCGTCCGCAACAAGACTTTCCGCGAAGACCTTTACTACCGTCTCAGCGTCATCCCCCTCAAGATATCACCCCTCCGCGAACGCCGCGAAGATATCGAGGATCTGGCCAACTATTTCATCCAGCAGTATCAGGCCCCCGGCGAGCAGTTCACCCTTTCCAGGGCCGCCCTGGAAAAACTGCAAAAACACCCCTGGCCCGGCAACATCCGCGAACTGGAAAACGTCATCCAGCGAGCCCTCTGTTTCGCAACGTCCACCCTCATTTCTCCCGAAGATTTACAGTTGGACGAACCCCAGGATTCCCCCAAGATCCAGGACATTCCCGCAGCCGAAACCTACGACGAATTCCGCGAAATGCAACTGGACCAGGAACGGGAATTCCTTAGGAACAAGATCCGCGAAAACAACGGTTCTGTACGCGCCACCGCCGAACAGCTGGGCCTATTGCGCACCGCCCTCTACAACCGTCTGAGCCACCTCGGCATCGATGTGAAAGATTTAAAATAATTAGAATCGCTGGATTCTAAAGCCCTTACGGCGAAGCAGTTCTATCACGTTGTCTTCATCCAAGGCCAAGTGGGCAGCCCCGATTACCACAAATACATTTCTGTCTTCTTCTAGGAACTGCGCAATGGAGCCTGCCATCTTGGCATTGCGACTGGTATAAATTCGTTCTTCCAAG encodes the following:
- a CDS encoding sigma-54-dependent Fis family transcriptional regulator; this translates as MLIDFFTQETPTSSFIQDVFSTVNYDVNLHITDTYAGADFLLKSVDKLSPLVIWDLDSFSDNLQALTQIREKNPDTLILVYGESLDRYSELSNKLYDIILSVEAIKLHLMSKISKLKEIYNARKVFSERMSHLVGNSDAMQKLRKSVERAIIHTGPVLIQGETGVGKELIARAVSCVYDKFVTVNCSAIPDNLFESELFGHTRGAFTGAQNERIGLFEAADGGAIFLDEIGDMPLHTQVKLLRVLQNKEIRPIGANKTKHIDVRFIAATNRDLKEAVRNKTFREDLYYRLSVIPLKISPLRERREDIEDLANYFIQQYQAPGEQFTLSRAALEKLQKHPWPGNIRELENVIQRALCFATSTLISPEDLQLDEPQDSPKIQDIPAAETYDEFREMQLDQEREFLRNKIRENNGSVRATAEQLGLLRTALYNRLSHLGIDVKDLK